The sequence below is a genomic window from Proteus vulgaris.
CGCGAAGCGCCTGTAATTTTAGAAATTGGCTTCGGCATGGGCGCATCGCTCGTGACTATGGCAAAAAATACACCAGAAAATAATTATTTCGGTATTGAAGTACATGCACCGGGAGTTGGTGCTTGTCTGGCAAGTGCTGAAGAAGAACAATTAAGCAATCTGAGAGTCATGTGTCACGATGCGATTGAAGTGCTCAATCATATGATCCCAGATAATAGCTTAAAAATGGTTCAGTTATTCTTTCCTGATCCATGGCACAAAGCGCGTCATAATAAACGTCGTATTGTTCAAGTGCCTTTTGCAGAATTAATTTTAAAAAAATTAACGTTAGATGGTGTTTTTCATATGGCGACAGATTGGGAACCATATGCAGAACATATGCTTGAAGTAATGACAAGTGTTGAAGGTTATCAGAATTTATCAGAAACTCAGGATTATGTACCACGACCAGAAACACGCCCTGTGACTAAGTTTGAAAAACGCGGTCATCGCTTAGGGCATGGTGTCTGGGATCTTATGTTTAAGAGGGTAAAATAATGGCTAAACAACGTAGTCGCCGCTTACGCAAAAAAATGCGTATCGATGAATTTCAGGAATTAGGTTTCTCAGTTAAATGGACTTTCCCAGAAAATACCCCAATTGAGGAAGTAGATCGCTTTGTTGATGAACTGATCCTCAAAGTTATTGAGCCAAATGGGCTGGCATTTGATGCAAGTGGTTACCTGAGCTGGGAAGGCTTAATCTGCTTACAACAAATTGGTAAATGTACAGAAGAGCATCGCCAATTAGTCGAAAACTTCCTAAAAGAAAGCAAAATGCAAGATGTACAGACCTCTGAACTATTTGATGTTTGGTGGGATTGATAGAAAGTTATACATTTAGCAAATAATAACAAGGGCATCCAAAAGGATGCCCTTGTCTGTCTGGGGAAGGGACTGTGACTACAACGTTATCTAACGCATTACTGTCAGATATTTTGCAACAAATTCGCCCATTAATCGGGCAAGGAAAAGTCGCGGATTATATCCCCGCATTAGCTCAAGTACCTCCAGAGCAGCTTGCTATGGCTGTTTATACGGTTGATGGTGAACTCTATCAATCAGGCATGGCAGATAAGCGTTTTTCAATCCAATCTATTTCTAAAGTACTTAGCTTAACGCTTGCTTTAACACGTTATGAAGAAAATGAAATTTGGCAACGTGTAGGAAAAGAGCCATCAGGGCTTCCTTTTAATTCCTTGATACAGCTAGAAATGGAAAAAGGAATACCACGTAATCCCTTTATTAATGCGGGTGCCATTGTTATCACTGATATGTTGCAGTCTCGATTAAGTGCGCCTAAGCAAAGAATGTTAGAAGTGATCCGTTTTCTCACTGATACTCCTGATATTTGTTATAACTCAGTGGTCGCAAAATCAGAGATGGAGCATCTTAGTCGAAATGCCTCTATTGCTTACCTGATGAAATCTTTCGGTAATTTTGAGAACGATGTTATTACAGTACTGGAAACCTATTTTCACTATTGTTCAATAGAGATGAGTTGCACCGAGTTAGTGCGATGTTTTAGTTATTTGGC
It includes:
- the trmB gene encoding tRNA (guanosine(46)-N7)-methyltransferase TrmB, whose amino-acid sequence is MIKNVISPEFNEEGRALRRVRSFVRRQGRLTPRQEQALETQWPAFGIEYQPEPIDFSQVFGREAPVILEIGFGMGASLVTMAKNTPENNYFGIEVHAPGVGACLASAEEEQLSNLRVMCHDAIEVLNHMIPDNSLKMVQLFFPDPWHKARHNKRRIVQVPFAELILKKLTLDGVFHMATDWEPYAEHMLEVMTSVEGYQNLSETQDYVPRPETRPVTKFEKRGHRLGHGVWDLMFKRVK
- a CDS encoding YggL family protein translates to MAKQRSRRLRKKMRIDEFQELGFSVKWTFPENTPIEEVDRFVDELILKVIEPNGLAFDASGYLSWEGLICLQQIGKCTEEHRQLVENFLKESKMQDVQTSELFDVWWD
- the glsB gene encoding glutaminase B, which codes for MTTTLSNALLSDILQQIRPLIGQGKVADYIPALAQVPPEQLAMAVYTVDGELYQSGMADKRFSIQSISKVLSLTLALTRYEENEIWQRVGKEPSGLPFNSLIQLEMEKGIPRNPFINAGAIVITDMLQSRLSAPKQRMLEVIRFLTDTPDICYNSVVAKSEMEHLSRNASIAYLMKSFGNFENDVITVLETYFHYCSIEMSCTELVRCFSYLANQGTCVGNKNQIITPRQTRQINALMLTCGMYDGAGEFAFRIGIPGKSGVGGGIIAVVPDAFTVAVWSPELDKSGNSLAGCAALELLANKVGRSIF